GGGTGTCGGCGTTCGCCCTGACGGGCGAAGGCCGACCTACGGCACTTCTCTCCGCCGAACGTCATAAAAAACACTGTGCAGAACCACCAGGGCGCTTCCCCGAAAGGCGGCGGGGTGCCTGTCAGGCCGGCTTGCGGGGCTTGGCGCCGCGGTTGTTGATCGCTCCCAGCAGTCCGGTCGCCGGGGGCGCGCTGGGCCTGGGTGCTCGAAGCTTGGGCAGCTTCATGGTGCTGCTGGCTTCCAGGGCCGCGTCCGTGGCGTCGTCGGCGATCCGGCGCCGGACATCGGGTTCCAGGGTGGCGAAGGCACGCGACGCGAAATCCATGCCGATCTGGGACCGCGTCTGCTGGACCTGTCGCAACGCCTTGGAAACCAGGGTGCATTCCAGGGAAGTCATCCCGCTGAAACGATCCAGAACGTCGGCGAGGATCCCGATGGCTTGAATCGTATGGTCGTCATCGAGGCGCAAGGACGGCATGGGCGACTCCGGTCAACAATCCATAATCTTTTAACATGGGCCGCCGGGTCCGGTCGAGGGCAACCCACCCCTTTTGAGCGTTTGGCGTACGATTGTCATCGGGGCAGCTCCAGATCATGTCAGGAACCTTCAACAAGTCCTTAAACTCGGGACCGCCGGCGGAGTATAGTCCTGCCCATGTCCGATCCATTCCACTATGACGACCCGCTGAACGACGCCGTTCCGGCGGTCTCACCGGCGACGGCCCCGGCCGCGCAACGCTTTCCCTATTTCGACGGCCTGAACGAGGTTCAGCGCGAGGCGGTCGAGACGCTGGACGGTCCCGTGCTGGTCCTGGCCGGCGCCGGCACCGGCAAGACCCGCGTGCTGACGACACGGCTGGCCCACCTGTTGATGACCCGCCGGGCGTCGCCATTCCAGGTGCTGGCCGTGACCTTCACCAACAAGGCCGCGCGCGAGATGCGCGAGCGGGTCGGCGCGCTGATCGGCGCCCCGACCGAGGGCTGGTGGATGGGCACCTTCCACGCGCTCGCCGCGCGCATCCTGCGCCGGCATGCCGAGCTGGTGGGGCTGAAGAGCAACTTCACCATCCTGGACAGCGACGACCAGATCCGGCTGGTCAAGCAGCTGCTCAAGGCCGAGAACATCGACGACAAGAAGTGGCCGGCGCGCGCCGTGCTCAGCGTGATCGAGCGGTGGAAGGACCGGGCGCTGACGCCGGACAAGCTGAAGCCCCAGGATGGCGGCGACATGGCGGGCGGCCGCGTGGTCCAGCTCTACCGGACCTACCAGGACCGGCTGCAGAGCCTGAACGCCTGCGATTTCGGCGACCTGCTGCTGCACAACATCACCCTGTTCCAGGCAAACCCCGAGGTGCTGGCGGAATACCAGCAGCGCTTCCGCTACCTGCTGGTCGACGAGTACCAGGACACCAACGTCGCCCAATACCTCTGGCTGCGGCTTCTGGCCCAGAAGCACAAGAACATCTGCTGCGTCGGCGACGACGACCAGTGCCTAGCCGAAGGCACCCTGATCCGCATGGCGGACCATACCGAAAAGCGGATCGAGGATGTCGTGGTCGGCGACGCCGTTCTGTCCGCGCAGGGAGGCGGCATCTTCGCCCCGTCCTTCGTGGCCCGGACCTACCGGCGCGAGCAGACGGGCGACCTGGTGGAAATCGAGCTGGATGACGGTGCCCGGCTGGTCAGCACGCCGGAGCACCGGCACTTCTCCGGCTACCGGCTGGGTGCGGCCCCCCAGTTGTACTTCACTTACCTGATGCACAAGCGTGGATACGGATTCCGCCTGGGAACGTCGCAGACCTACACGCGCGGCCAAGTCGATCCGGTCCTGGGATACGAACTCCGATGCCGGCAGGAGCACGGGGACGCCGTCTGGATCGTCGCGACCCACGAGAGCGAGAACGAAGCCCGCTACCTTGAATACACGCTGTCCCTGGATTTCGGCATCCCGACATTCCCGTTCGTCGCCCGGGAGGGCGGATCGTCCAAGGGGCTGGTGCATGACCAGGCGATCCTCGACCGGCTGTTCCGCGACCGGCCGACGGAGGGGGCGGGCGACCGGCTCCTGGCGCGATACGGCCTGACGCGCGCATTTCCCCATTATCGTCCGCAGAGCCACTCCGGACGCCGCCGCAACGTGACCGTGACCCTGTGCGGAGAGCGGCGCGGGAGCAGCCCCCTGCACCGGATCTCCGTCATCGGCAGCGATGGAGACGATGCGGATCGCCTCCGGGCCATCGGCCTTTCCGTCCGGCCGGTGAAGAAAGGGAGCCCGGGCTGGCGGTACGAGAGCGCGATGGCCGATTTCGCGGCTCTCATGTCGATCGTGGACCAGATCCGGGATGCCTTCGACGGCGATGTGGCACTTGTCCAATTCGCCCGGTTCGGCAGCGGTATCGACGCGGCGGAGCAGGTGCCTGAAGCCGAGGTCGGGGATGTGCTGGTCGCCGAGCGCCCGGCGGTGCGGACGCGGGCCAGCCTGCCCATGCTGCCGGCAGGCTCGGTGCGTCCAGGCATGTCGATGTTCCGGGGCGACGGCGCGCTTGCCACAGTCCGGTCGATCCGGACCGTCCAGGGGCCGGCCACCGTTTACGACCTGGATATCACCCGCACGCATAACTTCGTCGCCAACGGGATCGTCACCCATAACTCCATCTATGGATGGAGAGGGGCGGAGGTCGGCAACATCCTGAGGTTCGAGAACGACTTCCCCGGCGCGAAGGTGATCCGGCTGGAGCAGAACTACCGTTCCACCGGCCACATCCTGGCCGCGGCGGCCGGCGTCATCTCGAACAACCAGGGACGTCTGGGCAAGACGCTGTGGACGCGGTCCGACCAGGGCGACCGCGTCAAGGTCCGGGCACTGTGGGACGGCGAGGAGGAGGCCCGCTGGATCGGCGAGGAGATCGAGGCGCTTCAGCGCGCCAAGGTGCCGCTGAGCCAGATCGCGGTCCTGGTCCGGGCCGGCTTCCAGACCCGCGAGTTCGAGGAGCGCTTCATCACGCTGGGCATGCCGTACCGCGTCATCGGCGGACCGCGCTTCTACGAGCGGCAGGAGATCCGCGACGCGATGGCCTATCTGCGCATCGTCGTCCAGCCGGACGACGACCTGGCGTTCGAGCGGATCATCAACGTGCCCAAGCGCGGCGTCGGCCCCGCGACCATCCAGCAGCTCTACCAGCTTGCCCGGGCGCGCGGCATGCCGCTGACCGAGGCGACATGGCAGCTTGTCCAGACCGACGAGCTGAAGCCGAAGATGCGGACGACGCTGCGCAACCTGATGACCGACTTCGACCGCTGGCGGACCCTCGGGGCCACCATTCCCCATACCGACCTGGCCCAGATGGTGCTGGACGAGTCGGGCTATACCGACATGTGGAAGGTGGACAAGACGCCGGAGGCGCCGGGCCGGCTGGAGAACCTGAAGGAACTGGTCGCCGCCATGGGCGAGTTCGAGAACCTCGCCGGGTTCATGGAGCATGTCAGCCTAGTCATGGACAATGCCGAGGCCAGCGGCACCGAGATGGTCAGCGTGATGACCCTGCACGGCGCCAAGGGGCTGGAGTTCGACTATGTCTTCCTGCCCGGATGGGAGGACGGCCTGTTCCCCAGCCAGCGCTCCATGGACGATACCGGCATCGCCGGACTGGAGGAGGAACGCAGGCTGGCCTATGTCGGGTTGACCCGCGCCCGGCGGCGCGCCCATGTCAGCCATGCCGCCAACCGGCGGATGCACGGCTCCTGGGTCACGGCGATCCCCTCGCGCTTCGTCGGCGAACTGCCCGAGCAGCACGTCGAGACCGATGCGGCACCCGGCCTGTCCGCGGCGCCGGCACCCGCCTTCGGCGGTGGAGGCGGGTTCGGGAGCGGCTTCGGCGGCGGCTACCGCGACTTCGGCGGTGGTTTCGCATCCAGGCCGCAGCGGCAGCCGCCAAGTCCCCGCACGGGTCCGGTGATCGAGGGCAGCGCCTTCGAGGTGTCGCCCCGGAAGCGGCCGGACCAGCCGCTGAAGCGCGGCATGCGGGTGTTTCACCAGAAGTTCGGCTATGGCACCGTGAAGGCGGTCGACGGCGACAAGCTGGAGATCGACTTCGAGCAGGCCGGCGTCAAGAAGGTGCTGGACAGCTTCGTCGTCCCCGCCGAGAAAGCCGGCTGAGGCGTTCGGCGGCCGAGCATGCGGCCGGCTTCCGTTAACGCTTCCGCAAATAAACCCGCTGTCCAATAGCCCGATCGGGATCACCGGTCGGGCACCTGCGGCCGATCATGTCTGGTGGGCGGGGTGGATGATCAAGAATCGCCAGATAACTTATGAGACCCTGGTCTGCCGGGAAGGACGCTGGCTCATCCACTGCATCGTTCCCGAGGAGGAGGACGCCATCTCCATCGGCCGCCACCTGCTGACGGAGCCCGGCATCGAGGAGTTCAAGGTCGTACGCAACCGGACCATGCTGTCCGGCTTCACCACCAAGCGGGAAATCCTCCACGAGGTCCGGCCGCCGGTGAAGGAAAAGGCCATGGTGGTCAAGGGCCGGATCGATCGCCCCGTGGTCTGCGAGCAGTTGGACGACATCTACGGCTTTCAGAGCCGGATGATCATGGGACGGCTGTTCCGCCTGTTCCTGGACAAATACCAGATCACCGCGTCCGAGCTGCTGCACAACTGGACCTATCTGCGCAAGCTGTCCGAGGCGGGCAACATGATCCATGCCGCGGTCCATCAGGTCGCGATGGCGCAGGCGAACGAATTCAACATCCCGGCTAAGGACCGGATCAAGCATGTCGAGGGCCTGGTCCACCAGGCGATGAACCGTTCCCGCGACTTCTACGCCGAGCGGCGCCGCCTGCCCCGGTTCGAGGTCGCCGACCTCGACCATGTCCGCCGGCGGATCCATGCCCGGTGCGGGCCGGAGAACTGGTCCTTCACGATGCTGTGCCTGCTGGCCCAGCACCTGATGGGCTACGGTTCTGTCGGCGGCAAGATGGAGATGCTGCTGGGCGTGATGACCGAGGATCTCGACCCGGAGTTGACCGCCCTGTTCGAGGGCGTCGTCGCCGATGCGCTGGTTACTTCAGACATGGTGAAGGACCTGATCGGCCCCCACGCCAACCTTGCCGAATCGCTCTGCGCCCTGGCCGACTTCCTGCACGGCCGCAGCGATCCCAAGCGGCTGAACCCCAATCTTGCAAAAATCGGCGGCCTTATCGCGCGCGGTGCCGGCGAGGGCTGCCGCCTCGTCCTGACGGAGCGGCTGATGGCCGAGCTGAAGCGCGACCATCCGCTCGACCGAAAATGCCCCGAGGCCGACGGCGCGCTCCTGGAAAGCGTGATCGAGCATCTGCGCGGTCCCGACGGCAAGCTGTTGGGCGGCGACGCCGCGGAGGCCGCCATTTCGGAACGGCTGGTCCGCCAGCGCCAGGCATTCCTGCGCGACCTGGGCATGGTGGAGGTCGCCGACCAGCTTCCGGGCAAGTGGAAGCCCAACGTAGTGTAGGCGCGGGGGTGCGAGGAGCGGATAGCCGGCGGGGCGCCTTGCGCCCGCCCCGGCCATCGACCATAAACGCGGCTTCCCTCAACGCCGGGTTTTCCGTGTCATGACCATTCCCGATCTCTGGCGCATCGCGCTCACCGTGCCCGAAAACCTGGTGGACTTCTTCGCCGACGCCGTGGGTGACCACGCGGTCTCCGTTTCGACCTTCGAGGTCGAAGAGGGGGTGAGCTGGCTGGTCGAGGCGATTTCCCACGGGGAGCCTGACCGGGCCTGGCTGACGGCCCGGATCGCCGTCCTGGCCGAGGCGATGGGGATTCCGGAACCCGGGATGGTGATCGAACCGGTCCCCCAACTCGACTGGCTCACCCGGTCGTACAAGAGCTTTCCGCCGATCCGCGCCGGGCGCTGCTTCATCTACGGTTCGCATCATGAAGGCGGGGTGCCGCCGTCGGCGGTCGGGCTGCTGGTCGACGCGGCGACGGCCTTCGGCTCCGGCGAGCATGCGACGACCTACGGCTGCCTGGTGGCGCTGGACCGGTTGTCCAGGCATTTTCCGGTCGGTCGGGCGCTCGACATGGGCTGCGGGTCGGGCATCCTGGCGCTCGCGATCGCCAAGCTCTGGCATGTCCCGGTCGTGGCGTCGGACATCGACGCTGAATCCGTCCGCGTCACCCGGCTGAACGCCAAACGCAACCGGGTGTCGGCCCTGGTCCGGGCGGTCGGCGGCAACGGGTACAAGGTGGACGCGGTCCGGCGGGGCCGTCCCTACGACCTGATCGCCAGCAACATCCTGGCCCGGCCGCTGGCCCGCATGGCGCCCGACCTGCGGCGCGCCCTGCGGCCCGGCGGCTACGCGGTGCTGTCGGGGCTGCTCGACCGGCACGAGAACTGGGTTCTCGCCGCCCACCGGTCCCAGGGCTTGCGGCTGGTCGGCCGGATTCCGGTCGGCGAGTGGCGGACCCTCGTGCTCCGCGGCTGAGGCACGTCCGGGAAGTCCCGCTTTTCAACGGTATTCGTTCTTGCGCGGCGGGGAAGGGGGTTCTAGCCTTCCGTACGACAGGCAGTTTCGGCAACCAGAGGAAGGTTCTCCCGTGGAGGGCAGTGCTACGGCTTCGGGCGAGTATGGCGGAGACGGTTCCCTTGAACGGCTGCTCAAGCAGGCCGGGCTTGGCTGGTCGACGTCGGAGATCAGGTCCCTGGTCGCCGGGGTCGCCGCGGCACCGACGGGGACGGACCCGGACGCCTGGCTCGAATTGCTGGGAGGAGCGCGCCTTCCGGCTCCCCTGGTCACCGAGTTGAAAGCGCTGCGGGCCGCGATGGCCGCGGAACGGCATTCCCGTCTGGCTGTAGTCCCGAACCACGCGGCCCGGGTCACGGCGCTGCGGACCGAGTTGGCCAGGCGTGGGCTGTCGGGGTTCGTGGTTCCCCGGTCCGACGAACACCAGGGTGAATATGTTCCGGCCCGCGCCGAGCGGCTTGCCTGGATCTCCGGGTTCACCGGCTCCGCCGGGCTGGCCGTCGTGCTGCTCGACCAGGCCGCCATCTTCGTCGACGGGCGCTACACCCTCCAGGTCCAGGCGGAGGTCTCGCCCGCGCTGTTCCAATACAAACACCTGACCGAGGATCCCCATCCCGAATGGATCGCCGCGGCGCTGCCCCGGGGCGGCCGCCTTGGATATGATCCCTGGTTGCACACGGTCGGCTGGGTCGAGCGCCTGCGCGCCGCGGTGGGGCGCGTCGGCGGAGACCTGCTGGCCTGCCCGGACAATCCCGTCGATGCGGTTTGGCCCGACCAGCCGCCGGCACCCCTCGCTCCCGTGGTGCCCCACGACCTGCGTTTCGCCGGAAAGCCGGCGGCGGAGAAGCAGGCCGACGTGGCGATGGTCCTGAAACAGGCGGGGCACGCGGCGGCGGTGCTGACGCAGCCCGACTCGATAGCCTGGCTTCTCAACATCCGGGGCGGCGACGTCCCGCACACGCCGCTCCCGCTGTCCTTCGCGATCATCGACGACGAGGGCGCCACGGATCTCTTCGTCGACCGCCGCAAGCTGGTGCCCGGTCTGGAGGCGCATCTGGGCAACCGCGTTGCGATTCGCGATCCGGACGAGTTCGGCCCGGCTCTCGACCGCTTCGGCGGGATGGCCGGCGCGAAGGTGAGGGTCGATCCGGCCTCCGCCGCCGCCTGGATCTTCGACCGGCTGCTGCTGGCCAACGCGAAGGTGGAGCGCGACTCCGATCCCGTCATGCTGCCGAAGGCGCGCAAGAACGAGGTCGAGCTGGCGGGCGCCCGCGCGGCCCACGCGCGCGACGCCGTCGCGGTCACCCGCTTCCTGGCATGGCTCGCCTCGGCCGGTCCCACGGGCGAGGTGGGAGAGATCGCGGCCGCGGCCAAGCTGCTCGACCTGAGGCGCGGGGGAGACCTGTTCCGCGACCTCAGCTTCGAGACGATCTCCGGATACGGGCCCAACGGCGCCATCGTCCACTACAGGGTATCCCCCAGGACCGAGCGGCGCCTCGCCCCCGGCAGCCTGTACCTGATCGACAGCGGCGCGCAGTACCTGGACGGCACCACCGACATCACCCGGACGGTCGCGATCGGCGAGCCGACCCCCGAGATGCGGGAGCGCTTCACGCTCGTGCTGAAGGGGCACATCGCCATCGCGACGGCCCGCTTCCCCAAGGGCACGACCGGCTCCCAGCTCGACGGCCTCGCCCGCCACGCCTTGTGGCAGAAGGGACTCGATTTCGACCATGGTACCGGCCATGGAGTCGGCAGCTATCTTGGCGTCCACGAGGGGCCGCAGAGGATCTCCAAGGTCGGCAACACGGTCGCGCTGGAGCCGGGCATGATCCTGTCCAACGAGCCCGGCTATTACCGGACCGGTGTCTACGGCATCAGGATCGAGAACCTTGTCGCGGTCCAGCCCTGCACCGACCTGGAGGGCGCGGAGCGGCCCATGCTGTCTTTCGAGACGCTCACCCTGGCCCCGATCGACCTGTCGCTGGTCGAGCCGGCCTTGCTGACCTCGACGGAGATCGCTTGGCTCAACGCCTATCACGCGCGGGTTCGCGAGTCCCTGGTGCCGCAACTGGATCCGGCGACCGCCGCTTGGCTGATCCAGGCGACGGATCCCCTCATGGATTGAACGGCGGCCTCCCGCCGTGTCCGGTCCCCCTATGCGGGCCGGGTCGGCAGTTAGGCATATCCGCGTCGGTTTAAACGCAATATTTACGCTCGCACAGCATGGTGGACGCTGCAGCATTCGGCCGTAGCCGTCGGGTCGCATGCTGCCGCGAATTTTTCGAATGGCGGCGTCCGGATCGGCGGAGTCCGGGCGCTGCTGATGGAATGGGCGGGTCGCGGCGACCGGACGGATCGCGTGGCACGGCCATCGTCAACGGATGTATTTTGGAGCACACCATGAAGATCCTTGTGGTCGATGATTATGCAACCATGCGGCGTATCGTTCGTAACCTGCTGACCCAGATCGGCTATTCCGATATCGAGGAAGCGGGCGACGGCGTCACCGCGCTCGCCAAGCTGCGCGAGAGCAAGTTCGGCCTGGTGATCTCCGACTGGAACATGGAGCCGATGACGGGTCTTCAGCTTCTCAAGGAGATCCGCGCCGACAACAAGCTGAACGGCACGCCCTTCATCATGGTCACCGCCGAGAGCAAGACCGAGAACGTCGTTGCCGCCAAGGAAGCCGGCGTCAACAACTACATCGTCAAGCCCTTCAACGCCGACACGCTGAAGCAGAAGATCCAGTCCGTCATCGGTGGGTGACGGGTACGGGGGCGGTGGTGGACAAGCTGGTGCAGCTCACCGAAGACGAGTTCGAGCATATCGAGGATACCGTCGCGCGCACCGCGAAGGGTCGTGCCTTTCTGCGGCGCTACGCCCAGCGTGCTCAGGGCGGCGTGGCGGACGATATCCGGATCATGCTCGAACAGATGCGGTGCCTGCTGACCCATGGCGTCCCGATCTCCGGCGGAGCGTCGCATCTCGAGGTGCTGCGGCGCGAACTGCTGGAGATGGCCGGCTCGATCGAAAAGGCCCGCCGCGAAGTCGCGGCGCTCCAGCCCCCGGACAGCGGCAACAACAAGATCCTGTCGGCGACGAACGAGTTGGACGCCATCGTCTCGGCGACCGAGCGCGCGTCGTTCGACATCCTCAATTCCGCCGAACGCCTGATGGACCTGGGCGCCAAGCTGCGCAAGGGCGGTGCCGATCCGGATCTCTGCACCGAGGTCGAGTCGGAGGTGATGAACATCTTCACCGCCTGCTCCTTCCAGGATCTGACCGGGCAGCGTACGAGCAAGGTGGTGAACGCCTTGCGTTATATCGAGCAGCGCGTCAACGCGATGATCGCGATCTGGGGCGTGGAGGGCGTGAAGCCCGCCGACGAGGTGCCCGACGTCTTCGTCGACAAGCGTCCCGATGCGCATCTGCTGAACGGCCCGGCCTTGGACGGGCAGGGCGTCAGCCAGTCGGACGTGGACGCCCTGTTCGCCGATCCGCCGCCCGCACCGGCTCCGCCGCCGAAGCCCGCCAAGGCGGCGGCGCCGGTTCCGGCGCCATCTCCGCCGGCCCCGGTTCCGCAGCCATCTCCGCCGCCCCGGGCCGCCGCTCCCGCTCCGCCGAAAGCCCCCCGCAAGGCGGAAAAGGCTCCGCCGAAGCCGAAAGCCGCGGCCAAGCCGGCTCCGCCGCCCGTCGAAAAGGTGACCAGCCCGCCGCCGCCTCCGCCTCCGGCGCTGGAACCGGTGCCTGTCGTAGCGGCGCCTCCTCCTCCCCCACCGCCGCCACCTCCTCCTCCTCCGACGCCACCGCCGGCTCCACCCCCGCCAGCTGCGGCACCCGCGCCCAAGGCGGCGCTGGATCAGTCCGCGATCGACGCCCTGTTCGGCTGAGAGCGCGTCACGAGGCGAACATACCGGATTGTGCGGGTTCAATCGATTTTAACGAAATGCCCGTAATCTGATCGCCGGGCGCCACAGATCATGGTCCCTGGCGCTACGCCGCGGACAATCGGAATTGGAAGAGGGGCAGGGAATGATGGTCGATACTACCGGGCGAAGCGCGCGCAAGCCTTTCATGGCCGAATTGCAGCAAGCCCGGCGGGCTGTGTCGCCCGGTTCCTCGCAGGCGGAGCCGGCGGGCTTTATCGCTCCTCTCTCGCCGGATGCGAGCCTGCCCGCCGGTCCGATTTCGGTCGAGGTCGACCATACCCCCGTCCTTCGATCAATCGCGGAGCTTCATGCGAAGTTCGACCGATTCATGAGCAGCGACCGGACCGACATCGAGCAGATCCAGGTGGAGATCGCCGATATTTCCGGCCGGATCAAGGCGACCAAGGCGGAAATGGCCGCACT
This Skermanella mucosa DNA region includes the following protein-coding sequences:
- a CDS encoding aminopeptidase P family protein — its product is MAAERHSRLAVVPNHAARVTALRTELARRGLSGFVVPRSDEHQGEYVPARAERLAWISGFTGSAGLAVVLLDQAAIFVDGRYTLQVQAEVSPALFQYKHLTEDPHPEWIAAALPRGGRLGYDPWLHTVGWVERLRAAVGRVGGDLLACPDNPVDAVWPDQPPAPLAPVVPHDLRFAGKPAAEKQADVAMVLKQAGHAAAVLTQPDSIAWLLNIRGGDVPHTPLPLSFAIIDDEGATDLFVDRRKLVPGLEAHLGNRVAIRDPDEFGPALDRFGGMAGAKVRVDPASAAAWIFDRLLLANAKVERDSDPVMLPKARKNEVELAGARAAHARDAVAVTRFLAWLASAGPTGEVGEIAAAAKLLDLRRGGDLFRDLSFETISGYGPNGAIVHYRVSPRTERRLAPGSLYLIDSGAQYLDGTTDITRTVAIGEPTPEMRERFTLVLKGHIAIATARFPKGTTGSQLDGLARHALWQKGLDFDHGTGHGVGSYLGVHEGPQRISKVGNTVALEPGMILSNEPGYYRTGVYGIRIENLVAVQPCTDLEGAERPMLSFETLTLAPIDLSLVEPALLTSTEIAWLNAYHARVRESLVPQLDPATAAWLIQATDPLMD
- a CDS encoding protein phosphatase CheZ, which gives rise to MQLTEDEFEHIEDTVARTAKGRAFLRRYAQRAQGGVADDIRIMLEQMRCLLTHGVPISGGASHLEVLRRELLEMAGSIEKARREVAALQPPDSGNNKILSATNELDAIVSATERASFDILNSAERLMDLGAKLRKGGADPDLCTEVESEVMNIFTACSFQDLTGQRTSKVVNALRYIEQRVNAMIAIWGVEGVKPADEVPDVFVDKRPDAHLLNGPALDGQGVSQSDVDALFADPPPAPAPPPKPAKAAAPVPAPSPPAPVPQPSPPPRAAAPAPPKAPRKAEKAPPKPKAAAKPAPPPVEKVTSPPPPPPPALEPVPVVAAPPPPPPPPPPPPPTPPPAPPPPAAAPAPKAALDQSAIDALFG
- a CDS encoding UvrD-helicase domain-containing protein encodes the protein MSDPFHYDDPLNDAVPAVSPATAPAAQRFPYFDGLNEVQREAVETLDGPVLVLAGAGTGKTRVLTTRLAHLLMTRRASPFQVLAVTFTNKAAREMRERVGALIGAPTEGWWMGTFHALAARILRRHAELVGLKSNFTILDSDDQIRLVKQLLKAENIDDKKWPARAVLSVIERWKDRALTPDKLKPQDGGDMAGGRVVQLYRTYQDRLQSLNACDFGDLLLHNITLFQANPEVLAEYQQRFRYLLVDEYQDTNVAQYLWLRLLAQKHKNICCVGDDDQCLAEGTLIRMADHTEKRIEDVVVGDAVLSAQGGGIFAPSFVARTYRREQTGDLVEIELDDGARLVSTPEHRHFSGYRLGAAPQLYFTYLMHKRGYGFRLGTSQTYTRGQVDPVLGYELRCRQEHGDAVWIVATHESENEARYLEYTLSLDFGIPTFPFVAREGGSSKGLVHDQAILDRLFRDRPTEGAGDRLLARYGLTRAFPHYRPQSHSGRRRNVTVTLCGERRGSSPLHRISVIGSDGDDADRLRAIGLSVRPVKKGSPGWRYESAMADFAALMSIVDQIRDAFDGDVALVQFARFGSGIDAAEQVPEAEVGDVLVAERPAVRTRASLPMLPAGSVRPGMSMFRGDGALATVRSIRTVQGPATVYDLDITRTHNFVANGIVTHNSIYGWRGAEVGNILRFENDFPGAKVIRLEQNYRSTGHILAAAAGVISNNQGRLGKTLWTRSDQGDRVKVRALWDGEEEARWIGEEIEALQRAKVPLSQIAVLVRAGFQTREFEERFITLGMPYRVIGGPRFYERQEIRDAMAYLRIVVQPDDDLAFERIINVPKRGVGPATIQQLYQLARARGMPLTEATWQLVQTDELKPKMRTTLRNLMTDFDRWRTLGATIPHTDLAQMVLDESGYTDMWKVDKTPEAPGRLENLKELVAAMGEFENLAGFMEHVSLVMDNAEASGTEMVSVMTLHGAKGLEFDYVFLPGWEDGLFPSQRSMDDTGIAGLEEERRLAYVGLTRARRRAHVSHAANRRMHGSWVTAIPSRFVGELPEQHVETDAAPGLSAAPAPAFGGGGGFGSGFGGGYRDFGGGFASRPQRQPPSPRTGPVIEGSAFEVSPRKRPDQPLKRGMRVFHQKFGYGTVKAVDGDKLEIDFEQAGVKKVLDSFVVPAEKAG
- a CDS encoding 50S ribosomal protein L11 methyltransferase, which codes for MTIPDLWRIALTVPENLVDFFADAVGDHAVSVSTFEVEEGVSWLVEAISHGEPDRAWLTARIAVLAEAMGIPEPGMVIEPVPQLDWLTRSYKSFPPIRAGRCFIYGSHHEGGVPPSAVGLLVDAATAFGSGEHATTYGCLVALDRLSRHFPVGRALDMGCGSGILALAIAKLWHVPVVASDIDAESVRVTRLNAKRNRVSALVRAVGGNGYKVDAVRRGRPYDLIASNILARPLARMAPDLRRALRPGGYAVLSGLLDRHENWVLAAHRSQGLRLVGRIPVGEWRTLVLRG
- a CDS encoding chemotaxis response regulator CheY; this encodes MKILVVDDYATMRRIVRNLLTQIGYSDIEEAGDGVTALAKLRESKFGLVISDWNMEPMTGLQLLKEIRADNKLNGTPFIMVTAESKTENVVAAKEAGVNNYIVKPFNADTLKQKIQSVIGG